AACCAGTTCAGGGGCGACGGGCGGAACTCGGGGCGACGTTCGGAGCTCGAGGGACCGGAACGCCTCGAGACGGCGTGGACCGCCGACCCGGCCGGTGCGATTCGGACCGACCCCGTCCTCGACCGCGCGGCGGTCTACGTGGGCACCGATCGCGCGCTGTACGCGTTCGGCCGCAAGGACGGCCACCGCCGCTGGGTGCTCGAGCGCCTCGAGTCCGCCCCCGTGACGCCGGTCGTCACCCGCGACCGCTGTTTCGTCGCGACGACCGGCGGCGCCGTCTTCGCGCTCGAGGCGACGACCGGCGACCGGCTGTGGGAGACCGCGCTGGCGGGCGACCTCGACCCCGACGCTGCGCTCACCGTCGCCGACGACCTCCTCGTCGTCGGAACCTCGGCGGGGGTGACGGCGCTCGAGACCACGACCGGCGACGAGCGGTGGTCGCGGGAGGCGACCGGCGGCGTCGTCGGCTCGCCGGCGGTCGACGACGGACGCGTCTACGTGGGGACGACGGAGCAGGTCGTTCACGCCTACGACCTTGACGGCGAGGGAGACGAGAGCGAGGAGCGAGTCGACGCGGGCCCGGCGGCTGAGCCGGGAACGGACGAAGCGACGTCCCGCGGCGCGCTCGACGCCTCGAAGTCCATCAGTCTGGACGCGATGGCGCAGGAGGAGGAGACGGACTCGAGTGACGCACGCTGGACGGCACCGATCAACGGGACGATCGTCGACGCCCCGACGGTCGACGGGGGGCGGGTGTACGTCGCCGACGACGCGGGGCGGCTGTTCTCCCTCGACGGCGAGACCGGCCAGACCTACTTCACCTACGAGACCGACGGCGCGTTCACCGCGGCGCCGACGGTCGTCGGCGACGCCGCGTTCGTCGCCGGCGACGACAACTACGTCCACATCGTCGAGACGAGCTTCGGCACCCGCAAACTCCGCGGCTGGCTGTTTTCGAAGAAGGGGATCGCACTCGACAGCGCGATTCGGGCGAACCCGGTCGTCGCCGGCGACGTCCTCTGTGCCAGCGACGCGGACGGAACGATGTACGGAATCGACGTCGCCGACCCCGACTTCGAGTGGCAGTTCGGCCTCGAGAGCCCCGCCACGTCTACGCCCGCGGTCGCGGAGGGGCGGCTGTACGTCGGCTGTGCGGACGACCGGCTGTACTGTCTCTCCTGGGTCGAAACCCCCGACAGGCGGTAGCCGACGACCGCGAACGCCGGTCTTCGAGCGAGGTGCCGTCTCCGACCCGCGCGCTCGCTCGTCCCGTCTTCGTACCTAAACGTCAGGATCACGTTCACGATCGCACGCCTGCCGTCCCGCACTTTCACTTTCACTCCCCTGTTAACGAGGGTTTATGAGGTGTCCGGCGCAACGATCAGTCATGGCAGACGTAGACCTCGAGACGCTCCCCGGCGTTGGACCGGCAACCGCGGACAAACTCGCAGACGCTGGCTACGACTCCTACCAGAGTCTGGCCGTCGCCTCACCCTCCGAGCTGTCGAACACCGCCGACGTCGGCGAGTCGACGGCGAGCGACATCGTCCGCGCGGCCCGCGACGCCGCGGACATCGGCGGCTTCGAGACCGGCTCGACCGTCCTCGAGCGACGAAATCAGATCGGCAAGCTCTCCTGGCACATCGACGAGGTCGACGACCTCCTCGGCGGCGGCGTCGAGACCCAGTCGATCACCGAAGTGTACGGCGAGTTCGGCTCCGGGAAGTCCCAGGTCACCCACCAGATGGCCGTCAACGTCCAGCTCCCCCGCGAGGTCGGCGGCCTCCACGGCAGCGTCATCTTCATCGACTCCGAGGACACGTTCCGCCCCGAGCGGATCGACGACATGGTCCGCGGGCTCTCCGACGAGGCGATCGAGGCCGCCCTCGAGGACCGCGAGATCGAGGGCAGCCCCGGCGACGAGGACGCGGTAGACGAACTCATCGCCGACGTCCTGGAGAAGATCCACGTCGCGAAGGCGTTCAACTCGAACCACCAGATGCTGCTGGCCGAGAAGGCGAAGGAGATCGCAAGCGAGCACGAGGACAGCGAGTATCCCGTCCGGCTGCTCTGTGTCGACTCGCTGACCGCCCACTTCCGCGCGGAGTACGTCGGGCGGGGCAACCTCGCGAACCGCCAGCAGAAGCTCAACAAGCACCTCCACGACATCGACAAGGTCGGTAACCTCTACAACGCCGCCGTCATCGTCACGAACCAGGTCTCCTCGAACCCCGACGCCTTCTTCGGCGACCCGACG
Above is a genomic segment from Natrononativus amylolyticus containing:
- the radA gene encoding DNA repair and recombination protein RadA produces the protein MADVDLETLPGVGPATADKLADAGYDSYQSLAVASPSELSNTADVGESTASDIVRAARDAADIGGFETGSTVLERRNQIGKLSWHIDEVDDLLGGGVETQSITEVYGEFGSGKSQVTHQMAVNVQLPREVGGLHGSVIFIDSEDTFRPERIDDMVRGLSDEAIEAALEDREIEGSPGDEDAVDELIADVLEKIHVAKAFNSNHQMLLAEKAKEIASEHEDSEYPVRLLCVDSLTAHFRAEYVGRGNLANRQQKLNKHLHDIDKVGNLYNAAVIVTNQVSSNPDAFFGDPTKPIGGNILGHKSTFRIYLRKSKGDKRIVKLVDAPNLADGEAVMRVQDGGLKPE
- a CDS encoding PQQ-binding-like beta-propeller repeat protein is translated as MTGWNQFRGDGRNSGRRSELEGPERLETAWTADPAGAIRTDPVLDRAAVYVGTDRALYAFGRKDGHRRWVLERLESAPVTPVVTRDRCFVATTGGAVFALEATTGDRLWETALAGDLDPDAALTVADDLLVVGTSAGVTALETTTGDERWSREATGGVVGSPAVDDGRVYVGTTEQVVHAYDLDGEGDESEERVDAGPAAEPGTDEATSRGALDASKSISLDAMAQEEETDSSDARWTAPINGTIVDAPTVDGGRVYVADDAGRLFSLDGETGQTYFTYETDGAFTAAPTVVGDAAFVAGDDNYVHIVETSFGTRKLRGWLFSKKGIALDSAIRANPVVAGDVLCASDADGTMYGIDVADPDFEWQFGLESPATSTPAVAEGRLYVGCADDRLYCLSWVETPDRR